The Methylocaldum marinum genome includes the window CAGACCTACACACGGTCGCCGGAAAGCGTGATCGTGTTGGTGCTGGACGGCAACAAAGTGATAGGAGCTACGACTGGAATCCCGATGGAGCATGAAACGGAAGAATTCCAGAAGCCCTTCGTGGAACATGGCTATGACCCGAAAAAAATCTTCTACTGCGGTGAATCCGTCTTGCTGAAGGATTACCGCGGCCGAGGCATTTATCCCAGGTTCTTTGAGGAGCGCGAAGGCCACGCCCGATCACTCGGCCGATTCGACTGGAGCTGCTTCTGCTGCGTACAGCGCCCGGAAAATCACCCGCGCCGCCCGGCGGATTACGTCCCGCTCGACCGGATCTGGAACAAATTCGGATATACCAAGCATCCGGAGCTGACAACGACGTACACCTGGAAAGACGTGGACGAAGAGGCCGAGTCGCCCAAACCCATGGTGTTCTGGCTCAAGTCTTTGAAGGAAACGACCTGATGCCATCTCGAGCATTCCGTTTGGCTGCCGCGCAATACGATATCGGCTTTCTCAGGAACTGGGACGATTATTCCGCCAGGATCGCCCGCTGGATTGCCGAGGCCGCGGGGAACGGCGCCAAGATGTTACTGTTTCCCGAATACTTCAGCATGGAGTTGGCGTCCCTTTTTCCGGAAGAGGTCTACAAATCGCTGTCCAGACAACTGACGGAAATGCAGACCCTGCTGCCGGATTTCGTAATGCTCTTCTCGGACATGGCCGAGCAGCACGGTGTTTACATCATCGCCGGTTCATTTCCGATTCGGCTGGCGGACGGGCGCTACCGAAACCGGTCATTTTTGTTCCGTCCAGATGGAACGACCGATCATCAGGACAAGCTTCAAATGACGCGGTTCGAAAACGAGCATTGGCTGATTACCGGTGGCGAGGAAATCAAGACTCTGGACACCGAGTTCGGACGGATCGGCATCAATATTTGCTACGACAGCGAGTTTCCGATGATCGCTCGCAAGCAGGTCGAAGCCGGAGCGGATTTGATTCTGGTACCGAGCTGTACCGATACCAAGGCAGGTTATCACCGGGTCCGTATCGGCTGCCAGGCGCGCGCTCTGGAAAATCAATGTTACGTCGTGCAATCGCCCACGGTGGGTCTAGCGCCCTGGTCGGAGGCCGTGGATGTCAATATCGGTTCCGCCGGGATCTACACCCCGGTGGATTACGGCTATCCGGACAACGGCATACTCGCCATCGGCGAACTCGATCAAACCCAATGGGTGTATGCCGATATCGATCTGGCGTCGATCGCCCATATTCGCCAAACCGGACAGGTATTCAATTATCGCGACTGGCCGGGCCAGTTTCGCTACGCTTGATCTAGGCTGGGGGCGAGCCCCGGCCGTCCGGTGCGCTTGCCCCGGGCCGTCTCATGGACGGGGACAATAGCAAGATTTCCGCCCGCAGTTTCCTTGCTGTTAAGCCAAGCGAACTATTCTTAAAAATTATGGTCTTTGATGAACACGTTGCGGGTGCTGCGATTTGACAATCTCATTGTCCGCCCGACACACCCGTAGGAAACTTTCGCACATCCGTATCGGAAAAGGAGAATGATTATGGCAAAGAAGCAACCCTCAAAGCACACGGAAGATTCCGCAAAAGCCACGAAGAAACCTGGCACCGAAAGCGTTAAGGAATCGGTCGAGGAACGTCCGGAGCATGTCGCGGAACGGACAGCCGAACCGACCGACGGCCAACGGGAAGGATTCGACGAAGCCATCAAGGAAGGCGCGGAGCACGCCCGCTCGAGTTTTGCCGAACTGATGCCGGAGGTCGGCAATGTAATTCACAAAGGTGTATATTCGGGTTTTTATTATCTGAGCTACGGCGTGGTTTTCGGCTCATTGATGGCAGCCAACCTGCTTCCGGCGCACACTGCCGTGGAAGAAGGCGTACGCGACGGCGCCAAAGCGGCGAGAAAGGCATTCTCGGGTAAACACGCCGGTACGCATGAAGCTACGCACACCGACGTGTCCGGCGAGGAA containing:
- a CDS encoding GNAT family N-acetyltransferase gives rise to the protein MTDAISIKRYTGQDPDLQPFLPDLARLRIEVFRDFPYLYDGSYEYEEKYLQTYTRSPESVIVLVLDGNKVIGATTGIPMEHETEEFQKPFVEHGYDPKKIFYCGESVLLKDYRGRGIYPRFFEEREGHARSLGRFDWSCFCCVQRPENHPRRPADYVPLDRIWNKFGYTKHPELTTTYTWKDVDEEAESPKPMVFWLKSLKETT
- a CDS encoding carbon-nitrogen hydrolase family protein codes for the protein MPSRAFRLAAAQYDIGFLRNWDDYSARIARWIAEAAGNGAKMLLFPEYFSMELASLFPEEVYKSLSRQLTEMQTLLPDFVMLFSDMAEQHGVYIIAGSFPIRLADGRYRNRSFLFRPDGTTDHQDKLQMTRFENEHWLITGGEEIKTLDTEFGRIGINICYDSEFPMIARKQVEAGADLILVPSCTDTKAGYHRVRIGCQARALENQCYVVQSPTVGLAPWSEAVDVNIGSAGIYTPVDYGYPDNGILAIGELDQTQWVYADIDLASIAHIRQTGQVFNYRDWPGQFRYA